A stretch of the Balneola vulgaris DSM 17893 genome encodes the following:
- a CDS encoding GyrI-like domain-containing protein, translated as MKRTVNTLQLIGLALPHKTVNSNGQSGIDCGAHWQKFETEQIPSLISNKVNESIIAVYHDYESDHTSPFSYFIGCWVEEGTTVPEGLDSLQIPAGIYHKVEAQGVLPNCIAEAWQEIWNSEIPRTYTYDFEVYDDRSQNWENGIVDIYLSIKE; from the coding sequence ATGAAAAGAACCGTTAACACCTTGCAATTAATAGGCTTGGCTTTACCCCATAAAACGGTAAATAGTAACGGACAATCAGGTATTGATTGCGGTGCACATTGGCAGAAATTTGAAACTGAGCAGATCCCATCGCTTATTTCAAACAAGGTAAATGAAAGTATTATTGCGGTGTATCACGATTATGAAAGTGATCACACTTCTCCATTTTCATACTTCATTGGATGCTGGGTAGAAGAAGGTACTACCGTTCCCGAGGGATTAGATTCACTCCAAATTCCAGCTGGTATATATCATAAAGTCGAAGCTCAAGGAGTACTTCCAAATTGTATAGCTGAAGCTTGGCAGGAAATTTGGAATTCTGAGATCCCTAGAACTTATACCTATGACTTCGAAGTATATGACGATCGTAGCCAAAATTGGGAAAATGGAATCGTAGATATTTACTTATCCATTAAAGAATAA
- a CDS encoding sodium:solute symporter family protein, whose amino-acid sequence MDVQLWTYIIVGITFAIYIGIAIWSRAASTSEFYVAEGAVKPLVNGMATAADWMSAASFLSMAGLISFMGYDGAVYLMGWTGGYVLLALLLAPYLRKFGKFTVPDFIGDRYYSNKARTVAVICALLVSFTYVAGQMRGVGLVFSKFLEVDIFWGVIIGMAIVFFYAVLGGMKGITYTQVAQYCVLIFAFMVPAFFISMQLTGSPIPQIGFGSTVTDGSGQYLLEKLDQLHTELGFVAYTEGTKSMQDVFFITVALMVGTAGLPHVIVRFFTVPKVRDARVSVGYALIFIAILYTTAPAIAVFARTNLIETVSERPYQELPEWFNTWEETALLNWVDKNDDGVITYAPGPAIQGTPDIIRENGVIRRGAHNEVMITNQRTDNTNELYVDRDIMVLANPEIAGLPAWVAALVAAGGLAAALSTAAGLLLVISTSVSHDLIKKQWNKDISDKAELRYARIAAAVAVVVAGYFGINPPGFVAQVVAIAFGLAAASFFPAIILGIFYKKMNKEGAIAGMIAGILFTLAYIIYFKLAFPELNSPDNWWFGISPEGIGTLGMLVNLIVALVVQKFYPVPPEDVQEMVENIRYPR is encoded by the coding sequence ATGGATGTGCAATTATGGACCTATATCATTGTTGGGATTACTTTTGCGATATACATCGGCATTGCAATTTGGTCGAGAGCAGCATCAACCAGTGAGTTTTATGTTGCCGAAGGAGCCGTTAAGCCTCTAGTTAATGGTATGGCTACTGCGGCCGATTGGATGTCGGCAGCTTCATTTCTATCTATGGCTGGACTGATCTCATTTATGGGATATGATGGCGCTGTTTATCTGATGGGTTGGACGGGTGGTTATGTACTCTTAGCTCTTTTACTAGCACCGTATCTTAGAAAGTTCGGTAAATTTACCGTTCCTGATTTTATAGGCGATCGCTACTATTCGAATAAAGCGCGTACCGTTGCTGTTATTTGTGCCTTATTAGTGTCATTCACTTATGTGGCAGGACAAATGAGAGGGGTTGGTTTAGTCTTTTCAAAATTTTTAGAAGTAGACATCTTTTGGGGAGTTATAATTGGGATGGCCATCGTCTTTTTCTATGCAGTGTTGGGAGGGATGAAAGGCATCACTTACACACAGGTTGCTCAATATTGTGTGCTGATATTTGCATTCATGGTTCCTGCATTCTTTATCTCGATGCAGTTAACGGGTAGCCCTATTCCTCAAATAGGGTTTGGTTCAACAGTAACCGATGGATCTGGGCAATACTTGCTAGAGAAGTTAGATCAATTGCATACCGAGCTCGGATTTGTGGCCTATACCGAAGGTACCAAAAGCATGCAAGATGTATTCTTCATTACGGTAGCATTGATGGTGGGAACGGCAGGTTTGCCACATGTTATCGTTCGATTTTTTACTGTACCCAAAGTTAGAGATGCTCGAGTATCGGTAGGTTACGCGCTTATTTTTATAGCCATTTTATATACCACAGCACCTGCAATCGCAGTTTTTGCACGAACGAATTTAATTGAAACGGTAAGTGAACGTCCCTACCAAGAATTACCAGAATGGTTTAACACTTGGGAAGAGACAGCACTTCTGAATTGGGTTGATAAAAACGATGATGGAGTAATCACTTATGCACCAGGACCTGCCATTCAAGGTACCCCAGATATCATTCGAGAAAACGGAGTTATTCGACGTGGGGCTCATAACGAAGTAATGATTACAAACCAGAGAACAGATAATACCAATGAGCTTTATGTAGATCGTGATATCATGGTGTTAGCTAATCCTGAAATAGCGGGATTACCAGCTTGGGTTGCAGCCTTAGTTGCTGCAGGTGGTTTAGCGGCCGCATTATCTACCGCAGCTGGGTTGTTGCTTGTGATTTCAACGTCCGTTTCACACGACTTAATTAAGAAGCAGTGGAATAAAGATATTTCTGATAAAGCTGAATTGAGATATGCACGAATAGCTGCGGCGGTAGCAGTAGTAGTGGCAGGTTACTTCGGCATTAATCCCCCAGGTTTTGTTGCCCAAGTAGTGGCTATAGCCTTTGGTTTAGCAGCGGCTTCTTTCTTCCCAGCTATCATTTTGGGAATTTTTTATAAAAAGATGAATAAAGAAGGAGCTATAGCAGGAATGATAGCCGGTATTTTATTCACCTTGGCCTACATCATCTATTTTAAGTTGGCATTTCCAGAGCTCAACTCCCCTGATAATTGGTGGTTCGGTATTTCACCAGAGGGTATTGGAACATTAGGTATGTTGGTGAATCTAATAGTGGCGCTTGTGGTTCAAAAGTTCTATCCAGTACCTCCAGAAGATGTGCAGGAGATGGTTGAAAACATTCGGTACCCTAGGTAG
- a CDS encoding DUF4212 domain-containing protein, whose product MSNRDLGAYWKKNLRYLGLLLSIWSVVSYGFGILWAPWLNQFQMGGFKLGFWFAQQGSIYVFVILIFVYVYLMNRLDKEFGVNEEDA is encoded by the coding sequence ATGAGTAATAGAGACTTAGGGGCATATTGGAAAAAGAATCTCAGGTATTTGGGGTTACTATTGAGCATTTGGTCTGTGGTATCCTATGGCTTTGGGATTCTGTGGGCACCTTGGTTAAACCAGTTTCAAATGGGGGGATTTAAACTAGGGTTTTGGTTTGCCCAACAAGGATCTATTTATGTATTTGTGATCCTCATTTTCGTGTATGTGTATTTGATGAATCGCCTTGATAAAGAATTTGGCGTAAATGAGGAGGATGCCTAA
- a CDS encoding carbohydrate binding family 9 domain-containing protein, protein MIKKHTIFSLGILLFSLNMQNVTAQSSNATNFEVTAVFVEEAPQIDGYINDDIWKKIQPITNFTQVWPNDGSPATEETEVRIAYDRDNLYFAFKFYDKNPELIRAKNLERGGRNDRDDHAYIGIDTYQDGRNAYLFEMNALGTQDDATITDERLSIDSFSWDAVFRSETVINDDGWTLEVSIPFRQLRFPEGDELEFGLMLSRTINRKNERVLWPAIGLEYGNFTSLAAVSQYGTLKGLKNIRRGKNLEIKPYVITGAQEIRPDIEFEETNIDYTKDLGVDVKYGISSNLTLDMTINTDFAQVESDNVQLNLTRFNLFFPEKREFFLERSGLFEHGNLRSTQTFFSRRIGLRNQILAGARMTGQIGEWSIGALNIETGDEMRDFLGSNSQNNTVIRLRNNFMPRATAGVIFTNLEQNNSYNRALGFDTQYRFGSSSLFNAWFTNVWDDLSALNDAAGHASLRIRNDLYNGQISYTNVGTNYSPALGFVRRRDMRQYNLRAGYTPSVDFEALPSLNRMGFNAVYDYIEGQDGQKQTTELEFETTMDFSTRDRLTFEFERNFDRLQSPFDITEDATIPAGDYTFNVYEINGETDSSRRLFLMGGFSFGDFYNGKRTDYSGGFGFRQSQHLTLEGNFQYSKIDLPVNNGEFDATTLSMSVLGAFSRKLFTKTLIQYDNFSRDLQANIRVDWIHTPGSDLFFVYNTSYHITGANENTFNPRRDFIMNDQIAILKLTYLIML, encoded by the coding sequence ATGATCAAAAAGCACACGATCTTTTCTTTAGGCATTTTATTGTTTTCATTAAACATGCAAAATGTCACTGCGCAATCTAGTAATGCTACTAACTTCGAGGTTACAGCTGTATTCGTCGAAGAAGCGCCACAAATAGATGGGTATATCAATGACGACATCTGGAAGAAAATTCAACCCATCACGAATTTCACTCAAGTTTGGCCAAATGATGGTTCACCAGCTACAGAAGAAACAGAAGTTCGGATTGCCTACGACCGTGACAACCTCTATTTCGCTTTCAAATTCTACGATAAAAATCCTGAACTTATACGAGCTAAGAACTTAGAACGTGGTGGGCGTAACGATCGTGACGACCATGCCTATATTGGCATCGATACCTATCAAGATGGGCGTAATGCATACCTCTTCGAAATGAATGCACTTGGCACCCAAGATGACGCCACCATCACTGATGAGCGTTTATCTATTGATAGCTTTTCGTGGGATGCTGTTTTTAGAAGCGAAACAGTAATTAATGACGATGGCTGGACACTCGAAGTATCCATTCCTTTTCGACAACTTCGATTCCCAGAAGGCGATGAACTCGAATTTGGGCTTATGCTCTCTAGAACCATCAACCGTAAAAACGAACGAGTTCTTTGGCCAGCAATTGGTCTTGAGTATGGAAATTTCACTTCCCTAGCAGCCGTATCACAGTATGGAACTCTCAAGGGTTTAAAGAATATTCGACGCGGTAAAAACCTTGAAATCAAACCGTATGTAATTACTGGAGCTCAAGAAATACGACCTGATATTGAGTTCGAAGAAACCAATATAGATTACACCAAAGACTTAGGGGTTGATGTAAAATACGGCATATCCTCAAACCTCACGCTTGATATGACCATTAATACCGATTTTGCACAAGTAGAATCAGATAATGTTCAGCTAAATCTTACTCGATTCAACTTATTTTTTCCTGAAAAGAGAGAGTTCTTCTTAGAACGCTCTGGCTTATTCGAACATGGTAACCTTAGATCTACTCAAACATTCTTTTCACGCCGAATTGGATTAAGAAATCAGATACTAGCTGGTGCACGAATGACTGGCCAAATTGGGGAATGGTCGATCGGTGCATTGAATATCGAAACCGGGGATGAAATGAGAGACTTCCTTGGAAGTAATTCGCAAAATAATACGGTTATACGACTTCGTAATAATTTTATGCCTAGAGCCACCGCTGGTGTGATCTTCACAAACCTCGAACAAAATAATAGCTATAACAGAGCTTTAGGCTTCGACACCCAATATCGATTTGGGAGCTCCAGCTTATTCAATGCTTGGTTCACAAATGTGTGGGACGACTTAAGTGCCTTAAATGATGCCGCCGGTCATGCATCACTTCGAATTCGAAATGACTTGTATAATGGTCAGATTTCATATACCAATGTTGGCACCAATTATAGTCCAGCTCTAGGATTTGTTCGTCGCCGTGATATGCGCCAATATAACTTAAGAGCGGGTTACACTCCTTCTGTAGATTTCGAAGCCTTACCAAGTTTAAATAGAATGGGTTTCAATGCAGTTTATGACTATATAGAAGGCCAAGATGGGCAAAAACAAACTACTGAGCTCGAGTTTGAAACCACTATGGATTTCAGTACTAGAGATAGATTAACATTTGAATTTGAACGCAATTTCGATCGCCTTCAATCACCTTTCGACATCACCGAAGATGCTACCATACCTGCCGGCGATTACACCTTTAATGTGTATGAAATCAACGGTGAAACTGATAGTAGTCGACGATTATTCTTAATGGGTGGCTTTTCATTTGGCGACTTCTATAATGGCAAGCGTACTGATTACAGCGGTGGATTTGGGTTCCGTCAATCTCAGCACCTTACACTTGAAGGAAACTTCCAGTATTCAAAAATCGACTTACCTGTTAACAATGGAGAGTTTGATGCCACTACCCTTTCCATGTCAGTATTAGGGGCGTTTAGTAGAAAACTCTTCACCAAAACTCTGATTCAATACGACAATTTCAGTAGAGACCTCCAAGCAAATATCCGAGTAGATTGGATTCATACTCCCGGCAGTGACCTCTTCTTTGTTTACAACACCTCATACCACATCACGGGTGCTAATGAGAATACCTTTAATCCACGCAGAGATTTTATCATGAATGATCAGATTGCTATTCTTAAACTCACGTATTTAATCATGTTATAA
- a CDS encoding phenylalanine 4-monooxygenase, which produces MIQDYKNYTAEDFEVWSLLASRQKENLPGKAHPEYLYCLEQLSDVLNEKAIPKFEELNEALLKANGFTITVVPGLIPVEDFFQLLADRKFSSSTWVRSKEQLEYLEEPDMFHDIFGHIPLLMNEAYADFVQKMGALGVRFIDNETVVKQLQRLYWFTIEFGLIKNGDKNMIYGAGIISSSGETDHVMNDEITIHDYNLEQIINTDFITSEIQTQYFAIESFEQLFSSIEEYEATLLATV; this is translated from the coding sequence ATGATTCAGGATTACAAGAACTATACCGCCGAAGACTTCGAAGTTTGGAGTTTATTGGCATCGAGACAAAAAGAGAATTTACCCGGAAAAGCTCATCCTGAGTATTTGTATTGTTTAGAGCAACTATCCGATGTACTGAATGAAAAAGCGATACCGAAATTTGAAGAATTAAATGAAGCCCTACTTAAAGCCAATGGGTTTACCATTACCGTAGTACCTGGCTTAATACCAGTGGAAGATTTCTTCCAACTTCTAGCAGATAGAAAATTTAGTTCTTCTACATGGGTTCGTTCTAAAGAGCAATTGGAGTATTTAGAAGAGCCTGATATGTTTCATGATATCTTTGGCCATATCCCATTGTTGATGAATGAAGCTTATGCCGACTTCGTACAGAAAATGGGAGCTTTAGGTGTTCGTTTTATCGACAACGAAACCGTAGTTAAGCAACTTCAGAGATTGTATTGGTTTACCATCGAATTTGGCCTCATCAAAAACGGTGACAAAAATATGATTTATGGAGCTGGTATTATTTCATCATCGGGTGAAACGGACCACGTAATGAATGATGAAATCACCATTCATGATTATAATCTGGAGCAGATTATAAATACCGATTTCATTACTTCTGAAATTCAAACTCAGTACTTCGCTATTGAGTCGTTCGAACAACTCTTCAGTTCTATTGAAGAATACGAAGCTACTTTATTAGCTACTGTTTAA
- a CDS encoding vitamin B12-dependent ribonucleotide reductase — MKFTRFYTQSDWETPFDSMNFVSRTSEIKNPDGSQVFHMENVQVPESWSQVATDIIAQKYFRKAGVPVKLKKVAEKGVPKWLQRSEADEKALKDIDPSERYTHEVDSRQVFNRLAGCWTYWGWKHDYFNSEEDARVFYEELCYMLANQMAAPNSPQWFNTGLHWAYGINGPAQGHYYVDAKTGKLTKSKDSYTHPQPHACFIQSVDDDLVNEGGIMDLWVREARLFKYGSGTGSNFSNIRGSNEPLSGGGRSSGLMSFLKIGDRAAGAIKSGGTTRRAAKMVTLDLDHPDIEEYINWKVKEEQKVAALVSGSKITEKHLKEIIKLCHTPVEIEGRTFNGAVSRDPLKNKDLGKVIRQAKRDQVPLNYIERVIQLAAQGVTDLEFETYDTDWNSEAYATVAGQNSNNSVRVPNDFMKAVKENGQWNLYWRVEKANAKKEGREPDPCKVLEANDLWDQIAYAAWASADPGTQYHDTINEWHTCPEDGEIKASNPCSEYMFLDNTACNLASLNLMKYFKDEECTTFDVESIRYASRIWTVVLEISVLMAQFPSKEIAELSYVFRTLGLGYANIGAALMVQGLPYDSDEGTATAGAITAIMHMQSYETSAEMAGELGPFKGFKKNREHMLRVLRNHKRAAYNADPSEYEGLTVKPMGIDATICPDYLLKAARENADRAVELGEKNGYRNAQVTVLAPTGTIGLVMDCDTTGVEPDFALVKFKKLAGGGYFKIINQSVPKALKTLGYSAKESKAIIDYAKGAGTLEGCPHVNPESLKEKGFTEDKLEAIEAALPSSFDIKFAFNQWTLGEDFCKDVLGISEEQLSDVSFDMLRFLGFSREQIQEANDYVCGTMTVEGAPFLKDEHLPVFDCANKCGRTGTRYISARGHIRMMAAAQPFLSGAISKTINLPNEATIEDMKDAYMLSWEMMLKANALYRDGSKLSQPLNSLADVFEELEDEEEIDAPTMAAQDKVVEVAERIIHKYVARRQRLPFRREGYTQKVKIGGQSVYLRTGEYENGQLGEIFIDMHREGAAFRSLLNCFAISISLGLQHGVPLEEFVDAFVFTKFEPSGMVTGNPHVKMSTSVIDYIFRELAVAYLGREDLAHVPSDQITTRDLRPTPGGEVVETKTATAPAPVTEPTPATVATPTADATATEAASEKGSSYETDYAKAKQLGYTGDACPECGSMTMVRNGTCMKCITCGSTSGCS, encoded by the coding sequence ATGAAATTCACGCGCTTTTACACCCAGTCAGACTGGGAAACCCCATTCGATTCAATGAACTTTGTATCCAGAACATCGGAGATTAAGAATCCTGATGGTTCACAGGTATTTCACATGGAAAATGTGCAGGTACCCGAAAGCTGGTCGCAAGTAGCAACAGATATTATAGCCCAGAAATATTTCAGGAAAGCGGGCGTACCTGTGAAACTAAAAAAGGTTGCTGAAAAGGGTGTACCGAAATGGCTACAGCGATCTGAAGCGGATGAAAAAGCGTTAAAGGATATTGACCCATCAGAACGATATACACATGAGGTAGATAGCCGTCAAGTGTTTAACAGGTTAGCGGGTTGTTGGACGTATTGGGGATGGAAACATGATTATTTTAACTCAGAAGAAGATGCGCGTGTTTTCTATGAGGAATTATGTTACATGTTAGCGAATCAAATGGCAGCTCCGAATAGCCCACAGTGGTTTAACACAGGCTTACATTGGGCATACGGAATTAATGGGCCCGCTCAAGGTCATTATTACGTAGATGCTAAAACGGGTAAACTTACGAAGAGTAAAGATTCGTATACCCATCCACAGCCACATGCATGTTTCATTCAAAGTGTGGATGATGATTTAGTAAATGAAGGTGGTATCATGGATTTATGGGTGCGTGAAGCCCGTTTATTCAAGTATGGTTCTGGTACTGGTAGTAATTTCTCGAATATCCGTGGATCTAATGAGCCGTTAAGTGGTGGTGGTCGTTCATCAGGACTAATGAGTTTCTTAAAAATTGGTGACCGAGCTGCTGGTGCTATTAAATCTGGTGGAACCACACGTCGTGCGGCGAAGATGGTAACTTTAGATTTAGATCACCCAGATATTGAGGAGTACATAAATTGGAAAGTGAAAGAAGAGCAAAAAGTAGCGGCGTTGGTGTCGGGCTCTAAGATCACTGAAAAGCATCTTAAGGAAATCATCAAGCTTTGCCATACACCGGTTGAGATTGAAGGTAGAACGTTCAACGGGGCAGTAAGTAGAGATCCTCTAAAGAATAAAGATCTTGGAAAAGTAATTCGCCAAGCTAAGCGTGATCAAGTACCGCTTAACTATATCGAGCGTGTAATTCAGTTAGCTGCTCAAGGAGTAACTGATCTAGAATTTGAAACATACGATACAGATTGGAATTCAGAGGCTTATGCCACGGTAGCAGGTCAGAATTCGAATAACTCTGTTCGTGTGCCTAACGATTTCATGAAAGCAGTTAAAGAGAATGGCCAATGGAATCTATATTGGAGAGTTGAAAAAGCGAATGCTAAGAAAGAAGGCCGAGAGCCAGATCCATGCAAGGTGCTAGAAGCAAACGATCTATGGGATCAGATTGCATATGCAGCTTGGGCTTCAGCTGATCCAGGTACTCAGTACCACGATACCATTAATGAATGGCATACATGCCCTGAAGATGGCGAGATCAAAGCAAGTAACCCTTGCTCTGAGTATATGTTCTTAGATAACACCGCGTGTAATTTAGCTTCATTAAACTTGATGAAGTATTTCAAGGATGAAGAATGCACAACCTTTGATGTAGAGTCTATCCGATATGCATCTAGAATATGGACAGTTGTTCTTGAGATTTCAGTATTGATGGCTCAATTCCCATCGAAAGAAATCGCCGAGCTTTCGTACGTATTTAGAACATTAGGTCTTGGCTACGCAAATATCGGAGCAGCGCTAATGGTTCAAGGATTACCTTATGATAGCGATGAGGGAACCGCTACAGCAGGTGCTATTACGGCCATCATGCACATGCAGTCGTACGAAACGAGTGCTGAGATGGCTGGTGAATTAGGGCCATTCAAAGGATTCAAGAAAAATAGAGAGCACATGTTACGTGTATTGCGTAACCATAAGCGTGCGGCCTACAATGCGGATCCTTCTGAATATGAAGGCCTTACTGTGAAACCAATGGGTATTGATGCAACCATCTGCCCAGATTACTTACTGAAAGCGGCCCGTGAAAATGCAGATCGTGCGGTTGAACTAGGTGAAAAGAACGGATATCGTAACGCACAAGTAACCGTACTTGCACCTACAGGTACCATCGGTTTAGTAATGGATTGTGATACTACAGGGGTAGAACCTGACTTCGCACTTGTGAAGTTCAAGAAGTTAGCGGGTGGTGGTTATTTCAAAATCATCAACCAAAGTGTACCAAAAGCACTTAAGACTTTGGGTTACAGCGCTAAAGAGTCAAAAGCTATTATCGACTACGCAAAAGGGGCGGGTACTTTAGAAGGTTGCCCGCATGTAAACCCTGAAAGCTTAAAAGAAAAAGGCTTTACAGAGGATAAGCTTGAAGCCATTGAAGCTGCACTACCAAGTAGTTTTGATATCAAGTTCGCATTCAATCAATGGACCCTCGGTGAAGACTTCTGTAAGGATGTGCTTGGAATTTCTGAAGAGCAGTTGAGTGATGTATCCTTCGATATGTTACGATTCTTAGGCTTTAGCCGTGAGCAGATTCAAGAAGCCAACGATTATGTTTGTGGTACAATGACAGTGGAAGGTGCGCCATTCTTAAAGGATGAGCATTTACCTGTTTTCGATTGTGCCAACAAGTGTGGTAGAACAGGTACTCGTTATATTTCAGCACGTGGTCATATTCGAATGATGGCGGCTGCACAGCCATTCCTATCTGGAGCAATTTCGAAAACCATTAACCTTCCAAATGAAGCGACTATAGAGGACATGAAAGATGCCTATATGCTTTCATGGGAGATGATGTTGAAAGCAAATGCTCTTTATCGTGATGGTTCTAAATTAAGCCAGCCTCTCAATAGTTTAGCGGATGTATTCGAAGAACTAGAGGATGAAGAGGAAATTGACGCACCTACGATGGCTGCACAGGATAAAGTGGTAGAAGTAGCAGAGCGTATTATTCATAAATATGTAGCTCGTCGTCAACGCCTACCATTCCGTAGAGAAGGGTATACACAGAAAGTGAAAATTGGTGGACAAAGTGTTTACCTAAGAACAGGTGAATACGAAAATGGCCAGCTTGGTGAAATCTTTATTGATATGCACCGTGAAGGAGCCGCGTTCAGAAGTCTCCTTAATTGCTTCGCTATTTCTATTTCCTTGGGATTACAACATGGTGTGCCACTAGAAGAATTCGTGGATGCTTTTGTATTCACTAAATTCGAGCCAAGTGGTATGGTTACGGGTAATCCACATGTGAAGATGAGTACCTCTGTTATTGACTATATCTTCCGTGAGCTTGCGGTTGCATACCTAGGTAGAGAAGACTTAGCACATGTACCATCAGATCAAATTACAACTAGAGATCTTCGTCCTACTCCGGGCGGTGAAGTTGTTGAAACTAAGACGGCTACTGCTCCAGCGCCTGTAACTGAGCCAACCCCAGCAACGGTGGCAACACCAACTGCGGATGCAACAGCTACAGAAGCAGCGAGTGAAAAAGGTTCGAGCTACGAAACCGATTATGCTAAAGCCAAACAATTGGGATACACAGGTGATGCCTGTCCTGAATGTGGTAGTATGACCATGGTTCGTAACGGAACTTGTATGAAGTGTATTACTTGTGGATCAACTTCTGGTTGTTCATAA
- a CDS encoding DUF3047 domain-containing protein, giving the protein MKFLSTILFAILLSISVQAQDVIRIPITSFNPANFDKDADSNEWERLTLPKKDWTEYTLVEDADKPHIKAVSTNSASGWMYVVDIDPAEYPIIEWEWKIDGVLENGDMTQKDGDDYPARIYITFDYSRRDLPLGERIKYGAMKTFTSFNIPLRSLNYVWANKASIGEIQENVFTNWVNMVVKESGNDKAGTWVKASANLYDDYLSAFDEKPKNITGIAIMTDSDNSKGSATAYYGDIILRRLPIED; this is encoded by the coding sequence ATGAAATTCTTATCTACCATTTTGTTTGCCATACTGCTTAGCATCTCTGTGCAAGCTCAAGATGTAATTCGCATTCCAATTACTAGCTTCAACCCTGCAAACTTCGACAAAGATGCTGATTCAAATGAATGGGAACGCTTAACCCTTCCGAAGAAAGACTGGACCGAGTACACCTTAGTTGAAGATGCCGATAAACCTCACATTAAAGCCGTGAGTACTAATAGTGCTTCAGGTTGGATGTACGTAGTAGATATTGACCCAGCGGAATATCCTATCATTGAATGGGAATGGAAAATAGATGGTGTGCTTGAAAATGGTGATATGACCCAAAAAGATGGAGACGACTACCCAGCTCGAATTTACATTACTTTCGATTACAGCCGACGTGATCTGCCATTGGGTGAGCGTATTAAATATGGAGCCATGAAAACATTCACAAGCTTCAATATTCCCCTTCGATCTTTGAACTACGTTTGGGCTAACAAAGCTTCCATTGGTGAGATTCAAGAAAATGTATTTACCAATTGGGTAAATATGGTTGTGAAGGAAAGTGGCAATGACAAAGCTGGTACCTGGGTTAAAGCCTCAGCTAATCTGTACGATGATTACCTATCGGCATTTGATGAAAAACCAAAGAATATAACCGGAATTGCCATCATGACGGATTCAGACAATTCGAAAGGTTCAGCAACAGCATATTACGGAGACATCATCCTGCGTCGACTTCCTATTGAAGATTAA
- a CDS encoding efflux RND transporter periplasmic adaptor subunit: MRTKAIGILLASSFLLITACNNSEGNENQNNDQDSTLVVPVEAATVLKGDISAYYSNTATLEAEQEATVVAKVRGVIQEILVEEGHRVKAGQVLARIEGEQYRIEAERAKSTMDRLNNDYKRSKELYEKGAISVEEYDNKRFEYEAQRAAYELAKLNEEYTAIKSPIDGVISERFIKVGNMIGTDQDVFKVTDFDPLQAILYIPEHEMAKIDQGQPAELKADALPNQVFKGHVERISPIVDPTTGTFKVTVVIDEKNSKLKPGMFGRIKIVYDTHTATHMIPKVAVLSEDENQSVFVIKDSTAYRKIIKTGYVNGQNIEVIEGLEEGEIIVTTGQGSLKDSTKVNVVRS, from the coding sequence ATGAGAACAAAAGCCATAGGGATACTCCTTGCAAGCTCCTTTCTACTAATCACAGCTTGCAACAACAGCGAAGGCAATGAAAACCAAAACAACGACCAAGATTCAACACTAGTCGTTCCCGTTGAAGCAGCTACAGTTCTAAAGGGTGACATCTCCGCTTATTACTCGAATACAGCCACACTCGAAGCAGAACAAGAAGCCACAGTAGTAGCAAAAGTTCGTGGGGTTATCCAAGAAATTTTAGTAGAAGAAGGCCACCGTGTTAAAGCAGGACAAGTTTTAGCCAGAATTGAAGGTGAGCAATATCGCATTGAAGCCGAACGAGCTAAATCTACCATGGATCGTTTAAATAACGATTACAAACGTAGTAAAGAGCTTTATGAAAAAGGGGCAATTTCTGTTGAAGAATACGATAATAAACGATTCGAATATGAAGCCCAACGTGCTGCCTATGAACTGGCTAAATTAAACGAAGAGTACACGGCTATAAAATCACCTATTGATGGAGTGATCTCTGAACGTTTTATCAAAGTTGGTAATATGATTGGTACCGACCAAGATGTATTTAAAGTAACTGATTTCGACCCACTCCAAGCCATACTCTACATCCCTGAACACGAGATGGCTAAGATAGATCAAGGGCAGCCAGCTGAGCTTAAAGCAGACGCACTGCCTAACCAAGTTTTTAAAGGACATGTTGAACGAATCAGCCCTATCGTTGACCCTACAACAGGTACTTTTAAAGTGACGGTAGTAATCGATGAAAAGAACAGTAAGCTAAAGCCAGGTATGTTTGGACGCATCAAGATTGTTTACGACACTCATACCGCTACTCATATGATTCCTAAAGTTGCGGTTTTATCAGAAGATGAGAACCAATCTGTTTTCGTAATCAAAGATTCAACAGCCTACCGAAAAATTATTAAGACAGGCTACGTGAATGGACAAAACATTGAAGTTATTGAAGGACTCGAAGAAGGAGAAATTATTGTTACTACTGGCCAAGGCAGTTTAAAAGACAGCACTAAAGTAAATGTAGTTCGTAGCTAA